The Raphanus sativus cultivar WK10039 chromosome 2, ASM80110v3, whole genome shotgun sequence genome includes a region encoding these proteins:
- the LOC108830805 gene encoding LOW QUALITY PROTEIN: protein NRT1/ PTR FAMILY 2.3 (The sequence of the model RefSeq protein was modified relative to this genomic sequence to represent the inferred CDS: inserted 1 base in 1 codon), with protein MHHHTHXKFQRYLCFHLFSSMAGPVSGDTEAQRAGDLSRKPGGWITFPFMMATLLGMSITSFGWVLNLIVFLIEEFNIKNIAAAQISNIVNGCLSMLPVVAAILADSFFGNILVISASTFISLTGIFLLTLIAYLDLLKPRPCATGSALCQSPSELQLGILYTALVLVTTGAGGTRFTLASAGANQYDKPKDQGSFFNWYFLTLYAGAITGATAIVYTQDNASWKLGFSLCAAANFVSFVVFVCGKRLYKHDKPMGSPFKSLISVVVAATVKRKAAISSKEEDYHQGLAKTSPEMPSKSYRFLNRAALKTEEDGSVNNIWRVCSVQEVEDFKAILRLLPLWLAIIFVSTPMVMQTSLMVLQALVTDRGLGPHFKVPAGSLQVIVMTSASTFIIMNNWLFYPMYQKLTHKRLTPLQKVGIGQVLTILSMAISAVVEAKRLRTVENGHPMSVLWLFPPLVIVGIGEAFQFPGNIELFYGEFPESVRNTATSLTSLVIGISFYLSTALIGLLQRTTKWLPNDINSGRVDNVYWVLVVAGVLNFGYFLVCSWFYTYRNLEGHDEQDPKDVST; from the exons ATGCATCATCACACAC CAAAGTTTCAAAGATACTTGTGCTTCCACTTGTTTTCTTCCATGGCTGGTCCAGTTTCGGGTGATACAGAAGCGCAGCGCGCTGGAGATCTAAGCAGGAAGCCCGGTGGCTGGATAACTTTTCCGTTCATGATGG CTACATTGTTAGGTATGTCCATAACTTCATTCGGATGGGTACTGAACTTGATTGTCTTCTTGATCGAGGAATTCAACATCAAGAACATCGCTGCTGCTCAGATTTCAAACATTGTAAATGGATGCCTCAGCATGTTGCCTGTCGTAGCAGCCATTTTAGCTGATTCTTTCTTTGGAAACATTCTCGTCATCTCGGCCTCCACTTTCATCTCGCTAACT gggATTTTTCTCCTGACTCTGATCGCATATTTGGACTTGTTGAAACCTAGACCCTGTGCAACCGGATCAGCCCTATGCCAGTCTCCATCAGAACTCCAGCTTGGGATCTTGTACACAGCCTTAGTTCTAGTAACCACTGGAGCAGGTGGGACACGGTTCACCTTGGCATCTGCGGGTGCAAACCAATACGACAAACCTAAGGATCAAGGAAGCTTCTTCAACTGGTACTTCCTCACACTATACGCTGGGGCTATTACCGGAGCAACAGCGATTGTATACACACAGGACAATGCTAGCTGGAAACTTGGGTTTAGCCTCTGCGCTGCTGCAAATTTCGTAAGTTTTGTTGTTTTCGTCTGCGGGAAAAGACTCTACAAGCATGACAAACCCATGGGAAGTCCTTTCAAAAGCCTCATCAGTGTTGTAGTCGCTGCTACAGTGAAAAGAAAGGCTGCGATTTCATCAAAAGAAGAGGACTATCACCAGGGACTCGCCAAGACTTCTCCTGAAATGCCCTCCAAGAGCTATAG GTTCTTGAATCGTGCAGCCTTGAAAACCGAAGAGGACGGCTCAGTTAACAACATCTGGAGGGTATGCTCTGTTCAGGAAGTAGAAGATTTCAAAGCCATTCTCCGACTTCTACCTTTGTGGCTAGCCATAATCTTTGTTAGTACTCCAATGGTGATGCAAACAAGCTTAATGGTACTCCAAGCGCTAGTCACGGACCGTGGGCTTGGTCCTCACTTCAAAGTCCCGGCCGGGTCCCTCCAAGTCATTGTAATGACCTCTGCGTCCACCTTTATCATAATGAACAACTGGCTTTTTTATCCCATGTATCAGAAGCTAACCCATAAGCGGCTAACACCGCTTCAAAAAGTCGGTATAGGTCAGGTTCTCACCATCCTAAGCATGGCGATCTCTGCGGTTGTGGAAGCAAAGAGGCTGAGAACAGTTGAAAACGGGCATCCCATGTCAGTGCTTTGGCTGTTTCCTCCTCTCGTTATAGTGGGAATAGGCGAGGCCTTCCAGTTTCCAGGAAACATTGAACTGTTCTATGGAGAATTCCCGGAGTCTGTGAGGAACACCGCGACTTCACTGACCTCACTGGTGATTGGAATCTCATTCTATCTGAGCACAGCTCTGATCGGTCTGCTCCAGAGGACTACCAAGTGGTTACCAAATGACATTAACAGCGGAAGAGTTGACAATGTTTACTGGGTTTTAGTTGTTGCAggagttttaaattttggatattttctcGTCTGCTCTTGGTTCTATACATACAGAAATCTTGAAGGCCATGATGAACAAGATCCGAAAGATGTTTCAACCTAA
- the LOC130501420 gene encoding biotin--protein ligase 2-like, with protein sequence MQVANLSRFISLRPLRPLSFSVAAAAMDGNDSCSLVLCGKSSVENDTAKRLKNANVLKLPDDSPKVSLFLASEIKNLDDDDSFNLSLFMNSLSTSRFGRFLIWSPRLSSTHDLVSHNFSELPVGSVCVSDIQFKGRGRTKNVWESPKGCLMYSFTLEMEDGRIVPLIQYVVSLAVTEAVKDVCDNKGLPYIDVKIKWPNDLYLNGLKLGGILCTSTYRSRKFHVSVGVGLNVDNDQPTTCLNAVLKEISPAASILLKREEIIAAFFHKFEKFFVLFLDQGFKSLEELYYRTWLHSGQRVIVEDKIEDQVVQNVVTIQGLTSSGYLLAIGDDYQMYELHPDGNSFDFFKGLVRRKI encoded by the exons ATGCAAGTGGCGAACTTGTCTCGTTTCATCTCTTTAAGGCCTTTGCGTCCTCTTTCTTTCTCCGTAGCTGCCGCAG CAATGGATGGTAATGATTCGTGTAGCTTGGTTTTATGTGGGAAGTCCTCTGTTGAGAACGATACAGCAAAGCGTTTGAAGAACGCCAACGTGCTTAAGCTCCCAGATGATTCTCCTAAAGTTTCACTCTTTTTAGCTTCCGAGATTAAGAATctggatgatgatgattcctTCAATCTTTCACTCTTCATGAACTCGCTTTCAACTTCTCGGTTCGGTCGGTTTCTCATTTGGTCTCCTCGCTTGTCTTCCACTCACGATCTTGTTTCTCA taaCTTTTCTGAGCTTCCGGTTGGTTCAGTTTGTGTCTCAGACATTCAGTTTAAGGGTAGAG GCAGAACAAAGAATGTCTGGGAATCCCCAAAGGGCTGTCTGATGTATTCCTTTACGTTAGAAATGGAAGATGGTCGAATCGTGCCTTTGATTCAATATGTTGTTTCTCTTGCTGTTACCGAGGCAGTGAAAGATGTTTGTGACAACAAG GGTTTGCCGTATATAGACGTTAAAATAAAGTGGCCCAATGATCTTTACTTGAATGGCCTTAAACTCGGAGGCATTTTGTGTACCTCTACCTACAGATCTAGAAAATTTCACGTTAGTGTTG GTGTGGGATTGAATGTGGACAACGATCAACCCACCACATGCTTAAACGCTGTACTAAAAGAGATATCTCCTGCTGCATCAATTCTACTTAAAAGAGAAGAAATTATAGCTGCCTTCTTTCATAAATTCGAGAAATTCTTTGTTCTTTTCTTGGACCAAG GTTTTAAATCTCTAGAGGAGCTTTACTACAGGACATGGCTTCACAG CGGGCAAAGAGTGATTGTTGAAGATAAAATCGAGGACCAAGTTGTTCAAAACGTTGTGACTATCCAG GGTTTGACATCTTCGGGATATCTGCTGGCTATTGGAGATGATTATCAAATGTATGAGCTTCACCCTGATGGCAatag TTTTGACTTTTTCAAAGGTCTAGTCCGAAGAAAAATATGA